A part of Aegilops tauschii subsp. strangulata cultivar AL8/78 chromosome 2, Aet v6.0, whole genome shotgun sequence genomic DNA contains:
- the LOC109775111 gene encoding UPF0481 protein At3g47200-like → MSHIFTDTHRVVDMNALVSSMTRELDYYWALGDVPDNGKTACVIYKVQEHIRTVDKFSYEPCVLSIGPYHHGSPAARNIQKEKWSYLDYVLKIKCDKNLLDYLVALEGLSKLARNCYSEDIKMDSEEFLQMLLLDGCFVLVALGGTRGILPCARRQADNLIAEEALVENEGQNKPHSHDADGANKTQNQTMSQEDGQDDRQGEERSTYEDEIGPWFFRFLLHDLFLLENQIPFFIVKEIFKVVAGDNVCIDEPFTHDIAKYVEGALRWFPKSIQEHDRPKDFHHLLHLCHMYFKPSRKEENYQAGPQYLYRFLNIGRKYLKLEHHHDDTENSSPVNPEMPSLQDSQQFNRWRRAAQYLEAGVKFKKREHVKSHPHSLLDIKFSNGAMEIPCIIVEEFTGTLFRNLIAFEQTCPQFGDDFTAYTVFLSQLISMPEDVTLLARREIIVHHLDSDEMVSDLFTMLSKDVVFDFNGQYYLKTLCQMMEAYCQSRLNRWMAWLWLNHFRNPWLVLAAFATIVVLVCTVVQTVYGILAYIDPPGGST, encoded by the coding sequence ATGTCTCATATCTTTACAGATACACATAGAGTAGTAGACATGAATGCACTGGTTAGCTCCATGACCCGTGAACTTGATTACTACTGGGCACTAGGTGACGTCCCTGACAATGGCAAAACAGCATGTGTCATCTACAAAGTCCAGGAGCACATTCGCACGGTTGACAAGTTCTCATATgaaccttgtgtgctatcaattGGGCCCTATCACCATGGATCTCCAGCCGCACGGAACATACAGAAAGAGAAATGGAGCTATCTAGACTATGTTCTCAAAATAAAATGTGATAAAAACTTGCTGGATTACCTAGTTGCACTTGAAGGCCTATCAAAACTAGCAAGGAATTGCTATTCTGAGGACATTAAAATGGACAGTGAAGAGTTTTTGCAAATGTTATTACTCGATGGGTGCTTTGTCTTGGTAGCTCTTGGTGGAACAAGAGGTATTTTACCATGTGCAAGACGGCAGGCAGACAACTTAATTGCTGAGGAAGCACTGGTGGAAAATGAAGGACAGAACAAACCTCATTCTCATGATGCTGATGGGGCCAATAAGACACAAAACCAAACTATGAGTCAAGAAGATGGTCAAGATGACAGACAGGGGGAGGAACGCAGTACATATGAGGATGAAATCGGACCATGGTTTTTCAGATTTTTACTTCATGATTTATTCTTGCTGGAGAATCAAATACCTTTCTTCATTGTGAAGGAGATATTCAAGGTAGTTGCCGGTGACAACGTCTGTATTGATGAACCATTTACTCATGATATAGCAAAGTATGTGGAAGGTGCTTTGAGGTGGTTTCCAAAATCAATCCAAGAGCATGATAGGCCAAAAGACTTCCACCATTTGCTTCACTTGTGCCATATGTACTTTAAGCCAAGTCGGAAAGAAGAGAACTACCAAGCAGGGCCACAGTATCTTTACCGATTTCTAAACATTGGACGGAAATACTTGAAGCTTGAACACCATCATGATGATACTGAAAACAGTTCACCAGTCAACCCTGAGATGCCATCCTTACAAGACAGCCAGCAGTTCAATCGCTGGCGGAGAGCTGCACAATACCTTGAAGCTGGAGTTAAATTTAAGAAACGGGAGCATGTTAAGTCACATCCTCATTCACTATTAGACATAAAGTTTAGCAACGGGGCAATGGAAATTCCGTGTATCATCGTTGAAGAGTTCACTGGGACTCTCTTCAGGAACCTAATTGCATTTGAACAAACTTGCCCTCAGTTCGGAGACGACTTTACAGCATACACTGTTTTCTTATCCCAGCTGATAAGTATGCCTGAAGATGTCACACTACTTGCTCGGAGAGAGATCATTGTGCATCACCTCGATAGCGATGAAATGGTATCAGATCTGTTCACCATGCTCAGTAAAGATGTGGTCTTTGATTTTAATGGCCAGTATTATCTTAAAACCTTATGCCAGATGATGGAAGCTTACTGCCAAAGTCGTTTAAACAGGTGGATGGCATGGCTCTGGCTAAATCATTTCAGAAATCCATGGTTGGTTTTAGCTGCATTCGCCACAATTGTTGTCCTCGTCTGTACAGTAGTACAGACTGTTTATGGGATATTGGCCTACATTGACCCACCAGGAGGTAGCACGTAA